In Zingiber officinale cultivar Zhangliang chromosome 3B, Zo_v1.1, whole genome shotgun sequence, a single window of DNA contains:
- the LOC121968268 gene encoding transmembrane protein 45A-like, with the protein MGTLLGHVVPGLAFTMLGLWHTLNTTKSCNLNGPSTFSSTTWFPSSTLKHLELYLLISFGLLAAVLQLLDYPRFAFSFQPNNFEHATMFLHVIIYASVALAADSASPSHAGLVGALAASVFGQEFFLLHYHSADHTGLEGHYHWLLQLIVAASALATVMTTGFPGSFVATLVRSVSVLFQGVWFMVMGLVLWVPALVPKGCYAVSSPERGRGAVACHTEEASMRAVTLANMQHSWTLAVICIFVAYLCLRPMPSVKSPQKYRKLEEPPVGTLEISHEYSVSEQLKQVPGAF; encoded by the coding sequence ATGGGAACCTTGCTGGGTCATGTCGTCCCTGGCCTCGCCTTCACTATGCTAGGCCTCTGGCACACGCTCAACACTACCAAATCCTGCAATCTCAACGGCCCTTCCACCTTCTCCTCCACAACTTGGTTTCCTTCATCCACTCTCAAACACTTAGAGCTCTACCTCCTCATCTCCTTCGGCCTTCTTGCCGCCGTCCTCCAACTCCTTGACTATCCCCGTTTTGCCTTCTCCTTCCAACCCAACAATTTCGAGCATGCCACCATGTTCCTCCATGTCATAATCTATGCCTCTGTTGCCCTCGCTGCTGACTCAGCCTCGCCCTCCCACGCAGGGCTGGTGGGCGCGCTGGCCGCTTCTGTCTTCGGGCAAGAATTCTTCTTGCTGCACTACCACTCGGCAGACCACACCGGGCTCGAGGGGCACTACCACTGGCTTCTCCAGCTCATAGTCGCCGCATCTGCACTTGCCACAGTCATGACAACTGGATTCCCCGGCAGCTTCGTGGCCACACTGGTGAGGTCGGTGTCGGTGCTGTTCCAAGGGGTGTGGTTCATGGTCATGGGGCTCGTGCTGTGGGTTCCGGCACTGGTGCCAAAGGGGTGCTATGCCGTGTCTTCGCCGGAGCGTGGCCGTGGCGCGGTAGCATGCCACACGGAGGAAGCAAGCATGAGGGCGGTGACATTGGCGAACATGCAACATAGTTGGACGCTGGCTGTGATATGCATCTTTGTAGCCTATCTGTGTCTGAGGCCGATGCCGAGCGTGAAGTCGCCACAGAAGTACAGGAAGCTCGAGGAGCCACCAGTTGGCACTCTGGAGATAAGTCATGAATACTCTGTTTCAGAACAACTCAAACAGGTCCCTGGAGCCTTTTAA